The Clostridioides difficile genome has a segment encoding these proteins:
- a CDS encoding prephenate dehydrogenase encodes MNIVVVGLGVIGGSFAKALKKAGYEDVFGVDIDSETLKKAEELKIIKKGCTTGKEFFKQADLIILSIYPRLIVNFLENNKAFFKKGTIITDTTGIKEVLINDVLKIIPDDIDFIFGHPMAGREKKGIDFASDEVFKEANYIITPTGRNNIKNLEFVENLILDIGFKRVKKLTAQKHDEMIAFTSQLPHVMAVALINSDEEGRETGKFIGDSYRDLTRIANMNEDLWSELFLGNRDNLLKSIENFELEVNLIKEAIFNNDKNKLVEYFKTSSVRREHLEK; translated from the coding sequence ATGAATATTGTTGTTGTAGGGTTAGGGGTCATAGGAGGTTCTTTTGCTAAAGCATTAAAAAAAGCTGGCTATGAAGATGTGTTTGGAGTAGATATAGATTCTGAAACTCTGAAAAAGGCAGAAGAATTAAAAATTATCAAAAAAGGATGTACTACAGGTAAGGAGTTTTTTAAGCAAGCTGATTTGATTATATTGTCTATCTATCCTAGGTTAATTGTAAATTTTTTAGAAAATAATAAAGCATTTTTTAAAAAAGGAACCATAATTACTGATACCACAGGAATAAAAGAAGTTCTTATAAATGATGTCTTGAAAATTATTCCAGATGATATAGATTTTATATTTGGACATCCAATGGCAGGTAGAGAAAAAAAGGGAATTGATTTTGCTAGTGATGAGGTCTTTAAAGAAGCAAATTATATAATTACTCCAACTGGCAGAAATAATATAAAAAACTTAGAGTTTGTTGAGAATTTAATTTTAGATATAGGTTTTAAAAGAGTAAAAAAATTGACTGCACAAAAACATGATGAAATGATAGCTTTTACATCTCAGTTACCTCATGTAATGGCAGTTGCTCTTATAAATAGTGACGAAGAAGGTAGAGAGACAGGTAAATTTATTGGAGATAGTTATAGAGATTTAACTCGTATTGCAAATATGAATGAAGACCTGTGGAGTGAGCTTTTTTTAGGAAACAGAGATAATTTATTAAAATCTATAGAAAATTTTGAGCTGGAAGTAAATTTAATAAAAGAGGCTATCTTTAATAATGATAAAAATAAGCTAGTTGAATATTTTAAAACATCTTCAGTAAGAAGAGAACATTTAGAAAAATAG
- a CDS encoding shikimate kinase: MINKLKEKVILIGMPGSGKTTIGKLLAQEYNCSFCDMDDYINEISQKSIAELFLEGEHVFRDYETQACRELSNSDKTVVSTGGGVIKKDINTEILKETGIIIFINRPIEKILEDININSRPLLQDGKDKLYNLYNERINLYKNAADVEILNDKSLNDAVYNIKNAINKNFKFEFNEKII; the protein is encoded by the coding sequence ATGATAAATAAATTAAAAGAAAAAGTAATATTAATAGGTATGCCAGGTAGTGGAAAAACCACAATTGGAAAACTTTTAGCACAGGAATATAATTGTAGTTTTTGTGATATGGATGACTATATAAATGAAATATCTCAAAAAAGTATAGCAGAGCTATTTTTGGAAGGAGAACATGTTTTTAGAGATTATGAAACTCAAGCATGTAGAGAACTTTCTAATAGTGATAAAACAGTAGTTTCTACTGGTGGTGGAGTAATAAAAAAAGATATTAATACAGAGATACTCAAAGAAACAGGAATAATAATTTTTATCAATAGACCAATAGAAAAAATTCTAGAAGATATAAATATTAATTCAAGACCCTTATTACAAGATGGAAAAGACAAATTATATAATCTTTATAATGAAAGGATAAATCTTTATAAAAATGCTGCGGATGTAGAAATTTTAAATGATAAATCATTAAATGATGCCGTATATAATATCAAGAATGCAATTAATAAAAATTTTAAATTTGAATTTAATGAAAAAATAATCTAG
- the aroE gene encoding shikimate dehydrogenase, with protein MNFFGLIGEKLSHSVSPQIHKRLFEILNIEGAYKNFEISKENISMLDDAIKLLGIKGVNVTVPYKERVMEFLDFISPEARRIGAVNTIFLKENKLYGYNTDYFGLDIMFKIANIDIQGKTAVILGTGGASKAAITYLLDYGIDKVYVSTRKKDNKKLSNNSAILIDYEELKNIKGDIILNATPVGMYPNVGVSPVPKSIIQNFDILVDLIYNPKKTCFLEIGQSLDKKTCDGLYMLVGQAIKSQEIWQNIKIDNSVLNIIYEEIKLNFL; from the coding sequence GTGAATTTTTTTGGTCTAATAGGTGAAAAGCTATCTCATAGTGTTTCACCTCAAATTCATAAGAGGTTATTTGAAATATTGAACATTGAAGGTGCTTATAAGAACTTTGAGATTTCAAAAGAAAATATATCAATGTTGGATGATGCTATAAAATTATTGGGAATCAAAGGTGTAAATGTTACTGTCCCATATAAAGAAAGAGTTATGGAGTTTTTAGATTTTATATCTCCAGAAGCAAGGCGTATAGGGGCAGTTAACACAATTTTTCTTAAAGAGAACAAATTATATGGTTATAATACAGATTATTTTGGACTTGATATTATGTTCAAAATAGCTAATATTGATATTCAAGGAAAGACAGCTGTTATATTAGGTACTGGTGGTGCATCTAAAGCAGCCATTACATACCTTCTTGATTATGGGATAGATAAAGTTTATGTTTCAACTAGAAAAAAAGATAATAAAAAGCTATCAAATAATTCAGCTATATTAATAGATTATGAAGAGCTTAAGAATATAAAAGGAGACATAATATTAAATGCAACTCCAGTAGGAATGTACCCTAATGTAGGAGTATCACCTGTACCAAAATCTATTATACAAAATTTTGATATATTAGTAGATTTAATTTACAATCCTAAAAAAACTTGTTTTTTAGAAATTGGTCAGAGTCTAGATAAAAAAACGTGTGATGGATTATATATGTTAGTTGGTCAAGCAATAAAGTCTCAAGAAATATGGCAAAATATTAAAATAGATAACAGTGTTTTAAATATTATATATGAAGAAATAAAATTAAACTTTTTATAG
- the pheA gene encoding prephenate dehydratase, protein MEDLTRYRNKIDDIDKELAQLFEKRMNIVLEIARHKMKNNTTILQKDREEKVLSKAVDNLEDKRYSQETVQFFNSIMEVSRNLQKRLIDNDVEEKNENSLNSSNEKFDLLNIYKYKSLKSELNKKNLLVGFPGISGSFTEEALTKFFDTEITKKQFKEFEDVFIALQNKEINYGIIPIENSSTGAISETYDLLGKYGFYIVGEECIKINQNLIGIKGTKLEDIKEIYSHPQGIGQSSEFLKQNSQWKLIPFNNTATSAELVKRLQDKTKAAIASKKAAKIYGLEIISPCINDMTDNYTRFVVISNEIHIEEESNKMSIVFSVEHEAGKLYKILGYFAENNINMTKIESRPMKNASWRYFFYIDFECSIYDSKVCSLLEMIEHNTAYFKFIGVYRNKIE, encoded by the coding sequence ATGGAGGATTTAACGAGATATAGAAATAAAATTGATGATATAGATAAGGAACTTGCCCAATTATTTGAAAAAAGAATGAATATAGTTCTCGAAATTGCTAGGCATAAAATGAAAAATAATACTACTATACTTCAAAAAGATAGAGAAGAAAAAGTATTGAGTAAAGCAGTAGATAACCTAGAAGATAAAAGATATTCACAAGAGACTGTACAATTTTTTAATTCAATAATGGAAGTTAGTAGGAATTTGCAAAAAAGATTAATAGATAATGATGTAGAGGAAAAAAATGAAAATAGTTTAAATTCATCAAATGAAAAATTTGATTTGTTAAATATATATAAATATAAATCCTTAAAAAGTGAGCTTAATAAAAAAAATCTCCTAGTAGGGTTTCCTGGTATATCAGGTTCATTCACAGAAGAAGCACTAACAAAATTTTTTGATACTGAAATAACAAAAAAACAATTTAAAGAATTTGAAGATGTCTTCATAGCACTTCAAAACAAAGAAATAAATTATGGAATAATACCCATAGAAAATTCATCTACAGGAGCAATTTCTGAAACCTATGACCTTTTAGGAAAATATGGATTTTATATAGTTGGTGAAGAATGTATAAAAATAAATCAAAATTTAATTGGGATAAAGGGTACAAAACTTGAAGATATTAAAGAAATATATTCGCATCCACAAGGCATAGGTCAAAGTAGTGAATTTTTAAAACAAAATAGTCAGTGGAAATTAATACCTTTTAATAATACAGCAACTAGTGCTGAACTTGTTAAGAGACTTCAGGATAAAACAAAGGCAGCAATTGCTAGTAAAAAAGCCGCAAAAATTTATGGATTAGAAATAATAAGTCCATGTATAAATGATATGACAGACAATTATACTAGATTCGTGGTAATTAGTAATGAGATACACATTGAAGAAGAGTCAAACAAGATGAGTATCGTATTTTCTGTTGAACATGAAGCTGGAAAACTTTATAAAATACTTGGATACTTTGCTGAAAATAATATAAATATGACAAAAATAGAATCAAGACCAATGAAAAATGCTTCTTGGAGATATTTCTTTTATATAGATTTTGAATGTTCTATATATGATTCAAAAGTATGTAGTTTGTTAGAAATGATAGAACATAATACAGCATACTTTAAATTTATCGGTGTATATAGGAATAAAATTGAATAG
- the aroC gene encoding chorismate synthase, which yields MSGIWGNNLKISIFGESHGNAIGINIDGLPAGIELDLDKIDKEMKRRAPGKSSISTSRNESDIPEILSGYFAGKTTGTPLCAIIRNSDTRSKDYGEVKNLMRPGHADYTGHIKYSGFNDYRGGGHFSGRITAPLVFCGAICKQILSQEGIEIGAHIKKIKNIEDKSFNYVDISRKELLNLQNLELPLLDLSKEEAIKNTIIDAKNQGDSVGGIIECAVVGIDIGVGNPFFDSVESTLSHLLFSVPSIKGVEFGLGFDITDMYGSQSNDEMYYDGDTVKSKTNNNGGIVGGITTGMPIIFKVAIKPTPSISKQQNTVNIKDKKDDILAIKGRHDPCIVQRAIPVIEAVTAIGIFDLMKGR from the coding sequence ATGAGTGGAATATGGGGAAATAATTTAAAAATATCCATCTTTGGAGAATCTCATGGAAATGCTATAGGTATAAATATAGATGGTCTTCCTGCTGGTATTGAGTTAGACCTTGATAAGATTGATAAAGAAATGAAGAGAAGAGCACCAGGAAAAAGTTCTATATCAACTTCAAGAAATGAAAGTGATATACCAGAAATTTTAAGTGGATATTTTGCTGGAAAAACTACAGGAACTCCATTATGTGCAATTATAAGAAATAGTGATACTCGTTCAAAAGATTATGGAGAAGTTAAAAACTTGATGAGACCAGGTCATGCAGACTATACAGGTCATATAAAATATTCTGGATTTAATGACTATAGAGGAGGAGGTCATTTTTCAGGAAGAATAACTGCTCCATTAGTATTTTGTGGTGCTATATGTAAACAAATTTTATCACAAGAAGGTATAGAGATAGGTGCTCACATTAAAAAAATCAAGAATATAGAAGATAAGAGTTTTAATTATGTAGACATTTCAAGAAAAGAATTATTAAATTTACAAAATTTAGAATTACCTTTACTTGATTTATCAAAGGAAGAAGCTATAAAAAATACTATTATAGATGCAAAAAATCAGGGAGATTCAGTTGGAGGAATAATTGAATGTGCAGTGGTAGGTATTGATATAGGTGTTGGAAATCCGTTTTTTGACTCTGTTGAATCTACTCTATCACATTTACTATTTTCTGTTCCATCTATAAAGGGTGTAGAATTTGGATTAGGATTCGATATTACAGATATGTATGGTTCTCAAAGTAATGATGAAATGTACTACGATGGAGATACTGTAAAAAGTAAAACTAATAATAATGGGGGTATTGTTGGAGGAATTACAACTGGAATGCCAATAATTTTTAAAGTAGCAATTAAACCAACTCCATCAATTAGCAAACAACAAAACACTGTTAATATAAAAGATAAAAAAGATGATATTTTAGCTATTAAAGGTAGACATGACCCTTGTATAGTTCAAAGAGCTATACCTGTAATAGAAGCAGTAACAGCTATTGGAATTTTTGATTTGATGAAAGGACGATAA
- the aroA gene encoding 3-phosphoshikimate 1-carboxyvinyltransferase, with the protein MGSLKIYPSKLSGDVKIPPSKSMAHRAVICAALSDGKSRISNIDFSDDIIATIRAMISLGATIEKKEDILEITGIYSKEAILNKENQLNQPKLTIDCNESGSTLRFLVPISLAFDGVKRFIGRGNLGKRPLNTYYEIFDRQGIEYSYKENKLDLIVSGKLKPDEFRVKGNISSQFITGLLFILPTLDSDSKIIITTELESKGYLDLTISTMKDFGVEIINNNYKEFIIKGNQTYKARDYKVEGDYSQGAFYLSADAIGEDVNILDLKEDSLQGDSEVIEILSRMGMEILREDNKIKGIANCLNSTLIDASQCPDIIPVLSVVAALSIGKTTIINAGRLRIKECDRLHAVNVELSKLGANIEEKEDSLIIEGVSKLNGGVEVWSHKDHRIAMTLAIASCRCDKPIILKDFECVSKSYPHFFKDFEMLGGRIDEWNMGK; encoded by the coding sequence ATGGGAAGCTTAAAAATATATCCAAGTAAATTATCAGGTGATGTAAAAATTCCTCCATCAAAAAGTATGGCACATAGAGCAGTTATTTGTGCAGCTTTAAGTGATGGAAAAAGTAGAATTTCTAATATAGATTTTTCTGATGATATCATAGCTACTATAAGAGCAATGATATCTTTAGGAGCAACTATAGAAAAAAAAGAAGATATTTTAGAAATTACAGGAATCTACTCTAAAGAAGCAATCTTAAATAAAGAGAATCAATTGAATCAACCTAAATTGACTATAGATTGCAATGAGTCAGGTTCTACTTTAAGATTTCTGGTACCAATATCTTTAGCCTTTGATGGAGTAAAAAGATTTATAGGAAGAGGTAATCTTGGAAAAAGACCACTTAATACTTATTATGAGATATTTGACAGACAAGGCATAGAATACAGCTATAAAGAAAATAAACTGGATTTAATTGTATCAGGAAAACTTAAACCAGATGAATTTAGAGTAAAAGGAAATATAAGTTCTCAATTTATAACAGGATTATTATTTATATTGCCTACATTAGATAGTGATTCAAAGATAATAATTACAACTGAACTAGAATCTAAAGGGTATTTAGATTTAACTATCTCAACTATGAAAGATTTTGGAGTAGAAATTATAAATAATAATTATAAAGAATTTATCATAAAAGGAAATCAAACTTATAAAGCTAGAGATTATAAAGTTGAAGGAGATTATTCTCAAGGTGCATTTTATTTATCAGCAGATGCTATTGGAGAAGATGTTAATATACTTGACCTTAAAGAAGATTCTCTTCAAGGAGATAGTGAAGTTATTGAGATTTTATCAAGGATGGGGATGGAAATTTTAAGAGAAGACAATAAAATCAAAGGAATAGCAAATTGTTTAAATAGTACTTTGATAGATGCATCTCAGTGCCCAGATATAATACCAGTTTTATCTGTGGTAGCAGCCTTAAGTATAGGTAAGACAACAATAATCAATGCTGGAAGACTTAGAATTAAGGAATGTGATAGACTTCATGCAGTAAATGTCGAGTTAAGTAAACTTGGCGCAAATATAGAAGAAAAAGAAGATAGTTTGATAATTGAAGGAGTAAGCAAACTAAATGGAGGCGTAGAGGTATGGAGTCATAAAGACCACAGGATTGCTATGACACTTGCAATTGCTTCTTGTAGATGTGATAAACCAATCATATTGAAAGATTTTGAGTGTGTATCAAAGTCTTATCCACATTTTTTTAAAGACTTTGAGATGTTAGGAGGAAGAATTGATGAGTGGAATATGGGGAAATAA
- the aroB gene encoding 3-dehydroquinate synthase — MEEKLLVNLKENSYNIFIKKSILKNIGKEIKKIYSGNKVFIVTDENIAKLYLDEVKNNLVEFGFETKAIILESGEETKSFNTLPRIYESLLDFKLTRKDLIITLGGGVIGDLGGFTAATFLRGVNFIQIPTSLLAQVDSSVGGKVGVDLERGKNLVGSFYQPKAVFIDPDVLSSLPEKFYRDGMAEVIKYGCIKDKAFFNKLANLKNREEVMQHIEYIIHKCCLIKKTVVETDEKDLGDRMLLNFGHTLGHAIEKHYNFTGYTHGEAVGVGMYKITLESEKRGITKQGTSELIKSILINYDLPYEVELGDNKSIIDTISLDKKNLGDTLKIILLKDIGESIIYDTTSKFFQEVK; from the coding sequence GTGGAAGAAAAATTATTAGTTAATCTAAAAGAGAATAGTTACAATATATTTATAAAAAAAAGTATATTAAAAAATATAGGTAAAGAAATTAAAAAGATATATTCTGGAAATAAGGTTTTTATTGTTACAGATGAAAATATAGCAAAATTATATTTAGATGAAGTTAAAAATAATTTGGTCGAATTTGGATTTGAAACTAAAGCTATAATATTAGAATCTGGTGAAGAGACAAAGTCATTTAACACTCTACCTAGAATATATGAAAGTTTACTTGATTTTAAGTTAACTAGAAAAGATTTGATTATTACATTAGGAGGAGGGGTAATTGGAGATTTAGGAGGGTTTACAGCAGCAACTTTTTTAAGAGGTGTAAATTTTATTCAAATTCCAACATCTCTATTAGCTCAAGTGGACAGTTCTGTAGGTGGCAAAGTTGGAGTTGACCTTGAAAGAGGAAAAAACTTAGTGGGAAGTTTTTATCAGCCTAAAGCAGTATTTATTGACCCAGATGTATTATCATCTCTTCCAGAAAAATTTTATAGGGATGGAATGGCAGAGGTTATAAAGTATGGATGTATAAAAGATAAAGCTTTTTTTAATAAGCTCGCAAACTTAAAAAACAGGGAAGAAGTGATGCAACATATAGAATACATTATACACAAATGTTGCCTTATTAAAAAAACTGTAGTTGAAACAGATGAGAAAGATTTAGGAGATAGAATGCTTTTAAATTTTGGGCATACACTAGGTCATGCTATTGAAAAACACTATAATTTTACAGGTTATACCCATGGGGAAGCTGTTGGTGTAGGCATGTATAAGATAACTTTAGAGAGTGAAAAAAGAGGGATTACAAAACAAGGTACATCAGAGCTTATAAAATCAATTTTAATAAATTATGATTTACCTTATGAGGTTGAATTAGGAGATAATAAATCTATAATAGATACTATATCTCTCGATAAAAAAAATCTAGGTGATACGCTAAAAATAATACTTTTAAAGGATATTGGAGAAAGTATTATATATGATACTACTTCTAAATTTTTTCAGGAGGTAAAATGA
- the aroF gene encoding 3-deoxy-7-phosphoheptulonate synthase, which yields MIVVLKIGADKREVKKLIEAICREGVEVNPIDGTELTVLGLVGDTSKIDAKRIEANKVVEKVMHVVEPFKKANRKFHPEPSIINVDGMEIGSKKLTMIAGPCSVETEEQIVSIAEDVKKSGAGFLRGGAFKPRTSPYAFQGLRYDGLDLLKKAKEKTGLPIVTEIMSTQDIDVFEENVDVIQVGARNMQNFDLLKELGKTSKTILLKRGLSATIEEWLMSAEYIMAGGNENVVLCERGIRTFETYTRNTLDLSAILAVKKLSHLPVIVDPSHAAGKSWMVDSLSKAAIAVGADGLIIEVHNDPAHALCDGKQSIKPDEYDGLINELKTIASAVGREI from the coding sequence ATGATAGTAGTATTAAAAATAGGAGCAGATAAGAGAGAAGTTAAGAAATTAATAGAAGCTATTTGTAGAGAAGGTGTAGAAGTGAATCCTATAGATGGAACAGAATTAACTGTTTTGGGGTTAGTTGGAGATACTAGCAAGATAGATGCTAAAAGAATAGAAGCAAACAAGGTAGTTGAAAAAGTTATGCATGTAGTAGAACCTTTTAAAAAAGCAAATAGAAAATTTCATCCAGAACCTTCAATTATAAATGTCGATGGTATGGAAATTGGGTCAAAAAAACTTACTATGATAGCTGGTCCTTGTTCTGTTGAAACAGAAGAACAAATAGTTTCTATAGCTGAAGATGTAAAAAAATCAGGAGCAGGATTTTTAAGAGGAGGAGCATTCAAGCCAAGAACATCTCCATATGCTTTCCAAGGATTAAGATACGATGGATTAGATTTATTAAAAAAAGCAAAAGAAAAAACAGGTCTTCCTATAGTTACAGAAATAATGTCAACACAAGATATAGATGTATTTGAAGAAAATGTAGATGTAATTCAAGTTGGAGCAAGAAATATGCAAAACTTCGATTTATTAAAAGAATTAGGAAAAACAAGTAAAACAATACTTTTAAAAAGAGGATTATCTGCTACAATTGAAGAGTGGTTAATGTCAGCTGAATATATAATGGCTGGAGGAAATGAAAATGTGGTTCTTTGTGAAAGAGGTATAAGAACTTTTGAAACATATACTAGAAATACTTTGGATTTAAGTGCAATATTAGCTGTAAAAAAACTTAGCCATTTACCAGTCATAGTTGACCCAAGTCATGCAGCAGGAAAATCATGGATGGTTGACTCTCTATCTAAAGCAGCAATTGCAGTTGGAGCAGATGGTTTAATAATAGAAGTTCATAATGACCCAGCTCATGCACTTTGTGATGGTAAACAATCAATTAAACCAGATGAGTATGATGGATTAATAAATGAACTAAAAACTATCGCATCAGCAGTTGGAAGAGAAATATAA
- a CDS encoding CorA family divalent cation transporter — MYILNLNTREIVEDFRARFYIPENSYLILSAPKNLKLLKETLDIDEITFNDCLKFDEITKLDLFDNYDFLSLNTFELRNGEAVIEEVNMYLSDNFILVVVNEEHFLFEFVKNLILKNSQLEKNPVINLFKINYLIFREVIKNGFESLEKVEELILEIEDEMMDNIHKNHVSRISDVRGLTRIIVKNTRPLLYIGDRIVKENIRYLKYSNVKKYNLENFQGIDFGIDKLYNFALSTRELADKLLDIYSSRVGEKTNHLITKLTLLTAISAPLTIITGIYGMNFRYMPELNWLYGYPATLLLMLGIVFVGIIIFKIKKLL; from the coding sequence ATGTATATACTGAATTTGAATACAAGAGAGATTGTGGAAGATTTTAGAGCAAGATTTTATATACCAGAAAATTCATATCTTATATTAAGTGCTCCAAAAAATTTAAAATTACTCAAGGAAACTTTGGATATAGATGAAATAACATTTAATGATTGTCTTAAATTTGATGAAATAACAAAGCTTGATTTATTTGATAATTATGATTTTTTGAGCCTAAATACTTTTGAATTGAGAAATGGAGAAGCTGTTATAGAAGAAGTAAATATGTATCTATCGGATAATTTTATATTAGTTGTTGTAAATGAAGAGCATTTTCTATTTGAGTTTGTAAAGAATCTCATTTTAAAAAACTCTCAACTTGAAAAAAATCCTGTCATCAATCTTTTTAAGATAAATTATTTGATTTTTAGAGAAGTTATAAAAAATGGTTTCGAATCTTTAGAAAAAGTTGAAGAATTAATCCTTGAAATAGAAGATGAGATGATGGACAATATTCATAAAAATCATGTTTCTAGAATAAGTGATGTAAGAGGATTGACTAGGATTATAGTTAAAAACACTAGGCCACTTTTATATATTGGAGATAGAATAGTCAAAGAAAATATACGATATTTAAAATACTCTAATGTAAAAAAATATAACCTTGAAAATTTTCAAGGAATAGATTTTGGTATTGATAAATTATATAATTTTGCATTATCAACACGTGAGCTAGCAGATAAACTACTGGATATTTATTCTTCTAGAGTGGGTGAAAAAACGAATCACTTAATTACAAAATTGACTTTACTTACGGCTATCTCTGCACCACTTACAATTATAACAGGAATATATGGAATGAACTTTAGGTATATGCCAGAACTAAATTGGCTTTATGGATATCCAGCAACATTACTTTTGATGTTAGGTATAGTTTTTGTTGGAATTATAATATTTAAAATAAAAAAATTACTGTAA
- a CDS encoding response regulator transcription factor — protein sequence MSKKLILLVEDDKTIRKFISTALATQDYDVKEAITGKEGISIAVSYSPDVVLLDLGLEDMDGIEVIKAIRQFSNIPIIVVSAREQDREKVEVFDAGADDYLTKPFSIVELLARVRVAFRHSQVELQQKEEIRSMFEVDKLLIDFDKRKVIVDNNEVHLTPIEYNILSLLAKHHGKVLTHNFIIKEIWGSIIGNETKSLRVFMATLRRKIEKQPADPRYIITEVGVGYRLNDE from the coding sequence ATGAGTAAAAAACTTATATTGTTAGTAGAGGATGATAAAACAATAAGAAAATTTATATCTACTGCACTTGCAACACAAGATTATGATGTTAAAGAGGCTATAACTGGTAAAGAAGGAATATCAATTGCTGTCTCATATTCTCCAGATGTCGTTCTCTTGGATTTAGGATTAGAAGATATGGATGGAATAGAGGTAATAAAAGCTATTAGGCAGTTTTCGAATATACCAATAATTGTAGTTTCAGCTAGAGAACAAGATAGAGAAAAGGTAGAAGTGTTTGACGCAGGTGCAGATGATTATTTAACAAAACCATTTTCTATAGTAGAGTTATTAGCCAGAGTCAGAGTAGCATTTAGACACTCACAAGTAGAATTACAGCAAAAAGAAGAGATTAGGTCTATGTTTGAAGTAGATAAGTTACTGATTGATTTTGATAAAAGAAAAGTTATTGTTGATAATAACGAAGTACATTTGACACCAATTGAATATAATATTCTTTCATTACTTGCAAAACATCATGGAAAAGTACTTACTCATAATTTTATAATAAAAGAAATATGGGGTAGTATTATAGGAAATGAAACTAAGTCCTTAAGGGTTTTTATGGCAACATTAAGACGAAAAATAGAGAAGCAACCTGCTGACCCTAGGTATATAATTACAGAAGTTGGAGTTGGATATAGACTAAATGATGAATAA